One Acetoanaerobium noterae genomic region harbors:
- a CDS encoding BKACE family enzyme produces MSNLDNKVILTVAPTGAWPTKKETPYVPLQPREIADEIYACWKAGASIAHIHVRDDEDKSSMSFEKFEETVRYIRETDCDIVINLTTSGQLGLDDEARMKHVIELKPDIASYDCGSMNWMHSSVFENSPRFLEKLGLAMQENNVKPEIEIFDAGMIYNALYYLKKGILKAPLHFQFVLGAAGGMDATVENLVFLKSLLPENCTWGALGIGKGHLPIMYAALALGGHVRVGMEDNVFYSKGVLAKSNVEFVERTKRIVKELNKEIASPDEARQILGLK; encoded by the coding sequence ATGAGTAATTTAGACAATAAGGTTATCTTAACTGTTGCTCCTACTGGAGCTTGGCCGACAAAAAAAGAAACTCCATACGTGCCACTACAGCCTAGAGAAATAGCAGATGAAATCTATGCTTGCTGGAAAGCTGGAGCATCTATAGCTCATATACATGTTAGGGATGATGAAGATAAATCCTCAATGAGCTTTGAAAAGTTTGAAGAGACTGTTAGATATATAAGAGAAACTGATTGTGATATAGTTATAAATCTTACCACATCAGGACAGCTAGGTTTAGATGATGAAGCAAGAATGAAGCATGTAATAGAGCTAAAACCAGATATTGCTTCTTATGATTGTGGCTCAATGAACTGGATGCACAGTTCAGTATTTGAAAACAGCCCTAGATTTTTAGAAAAGCTAGGACTTGCTATGCAGGAAAATAATGTGAAGCCCGAAATAGAAATTTTTGATGCAGGAATGATTTACAATGCTCTTTATTATCTTAAAAAAGGCATATTAAAAGCTCCTCTACATTTTCAATTTGTGCTAGGAGCTGCAGGTGGAATGGATGCTACTGTTGAAAATCTTGTATTTTTAAAAAGTCTTCTGCCTGAAAACTGTACCTGGGGTGCACTTGGTATAGGAAAAGGACATCTTCCTATAATGTATGCAGCTCTTGCATTAGGAGGACATGTCAGAGTAGGAATGGAAGACAATGTTTTTTATTCTAAGGGAGTACTGGCAAAATCCAATGTAGAGTTTGTAGAAAGAACTAAGAGAATAGTTAAAGAGCTTAATAAGGAAATTGCTTCTCCAGATGAAGCTAGACAGATATTGGGATTGAAATAG
- a CDS encoding PilN domain-containing protein: protein MRDFNFFAPYEQEPKKKASGSNVLMIVAAGLLALCLALVIFNTMTLMSLEKSITNLDSKMNEPDFKAKVANVQAKQAELNSLKTDQVFFEALDIVMDKQNKVNEAAVRLIAEQVPDNLHLTDLSIVEDKIDIKGKSYNKVAVAQFQHNLRQTEEFDNLFVSEMVKEEAYYNFSIMLEAKGDETDEN, encoded by the coding sequence ATGAGAGATTTTAACTTTTTTGCACCCTATGAGCAGGAGCCTAAGAAAAAAGCTTCAGGCAGTAATGTCCTTATGATAGTGGCAGCTGGATTACTTGCTTTATGCTTGGCTTTAGTGATATTTAATACCATGACCCTTATGTCTCTTGAAAAGTCTATTACCAATCTAGATTCGAAGATGAATGAGCCAGATTTTAAAGCAAAGGTTGCAAATGTTCAGGCAAAGCAAGCTGAGCTTAATTCTTTAAAAACTGACCAAGTTTTCTTTGAAGCTCTAGATATAGTTATGGATAAGCAAAACAAGGTAAATGAAGCTGCAGTTAGACTCATAGCTGAGCAGGTACCTGATAATCTTCACCTTACAGATTTATCTATAGTTGAAGACAAGATAGACATTAAAGGCAAGTCGTACAACAAAGTTGCTGTAGCACAGTTTCAGCACAATCTAAGACAGACAGAAGAATTTGATAACCTTTTCGTATCTGAAATGGTTAAAGAAGAAGCATATTATAATTTTAGCATCATGCTTGAGGCAAAGGGGGATGAGACTGATGAAAATTAG
- a CDS encoding sigma-54 interaction domain-containing protein: MDNVNMNEIGYKSDEQDLFKKREADALAIADSISDGIYITDKNGVVTAINKAFTEITGIKAADIVGKNMQQVWNNVVLNSDPAFIEIKPEDKANAFDMFNNGKKKTLKTRKPCSIALLVLKEKKPISVLTTIDRMNKRVLITGTPFLDEDKNVVQVLTIIKDLTELFVLREKLEEVEKEKAKYLSEIKNLKKDIKERQLYKDLISKSSSMDKVIKLIENVSKTDATILITGETGVGKEVVARTIFKNSKRANGPYIRVNCAAIPENLLESELFGYEKGSFTGASQNGKLGLFEMANNGTILLDEIGEIPVKLQPKLLRVLQEREIKRIGGTSNIKIDVRVIAATNLNLEDEVKKGNFREDLYYRLNVIPIELPPLRERKEDISLLVYNFLGKFNKAYGKTKDFDITALEILENYSWPGNVRELENSIERLVVIGDEHLITRNTILSVLGQDKFYEASTETIDGTLKEAVDKFERNILEKTLKSCGSTYKAAKILGITQSTVVRKAKALGITEW, from the coding sequence ATGGATAATGTAAATATGAATGAAATCGGTTATAAGTCAGATGAACAGGATTTGTTTAAGAAAAGAGAAGCAGATGCTCTTGCTATAGCTGACTCAATTTCAGACGGAATTTATATAACAGATAAAAATGGAGTAGTAACAGCTATTAATAAAGCTTTTACAGAAATTACGGGAATCAAGGCTGCAGATATTGTAGGCAAGAATATGCAGCAGGTGTGGAATAACGTAGTTTTAAATTCAGATCCTGCTTTTATAGAAATTAAGCCAGAAGACAAAGCGAATGCATTTGATATGTTTAATAACGGAAAGAAAAAGACTTTGAAAACTAGGAAGCCATGCTCTATAGCTTTACTGGTTTTGAAAGAGAAAAAGCCCATTTCTGTTTTGACCACTATAGATAGAATGAATAAAAGAGTGTTAATTACAGGCACGCCATTTTTAGATGAAGACAAAAATGTAGTTCAAGTGCTTACTATTATAAAGGATTTGACGGAGCTGTTCGTTTTGAGAGAAAAGCTAGAAGAGGTCGAAAAGGAAAAAGCTAAATACCTTAGTGAAATAAAGAATCTGAAGAAAGATATCAAGGAAAGACAATTGTATAAAGATTTGATTTCTAAAAGTAGCTCTATGGACAAGGTGATAAAGCTAATAGAAAATGTATCCAAAACGGATGCAACCATACTGATTACTGGAGAAACTGGAGTAGGAAAAGAAGTGGTAGCTAGAACCATTTTTAAAAACAGCAAGAGAGCAAATGGTCCCTACATTAGAGTGAATTGTGCCGCTATACCAGAAAATCTATTGGAATCAGAGTTATTTGGTTATGAAAAAGGTTCATTTACAGGAGCTTCTCAAAATGGGAAGCTAGGACTTTTTGAAATGGCAAACAATGGAACTATTTTGCTTGATGAAATAGGAGAAATTCCTGTTAAGCTTCAACCCAAACTGCTAAGAGTACTTCAAGAGAGAGAAATAAAGCGCATAGGTGGGACAAGCAATATAAAAATAGATGTGCGTGTAATAGCTGCCACAAATTTGAATTTAGAAGATGAAGTTAAAAAAGGCAATTTTAGGGAGGATTTATATTATAGACTCAATGTAATTCCCATCGAGCTTCCTCCACTTAGGGAAAGAAAAGAAGATATATCCTTGTTAGTTTATAATTTTTTAGGGAAATTCAATAAAGCCTATGGCAAAACTAAAGACTTTGATATTACTGCTTTAGAAATTTTGGAAAACTACAGTTGGCCAGGAAATGTAAGAGAGTTAGAAAACTCAATTGAAAGATTGGTTGTAATAGGGGATGAACACCTTATAACTAGAAATACTATTTTGAGTGTACTAGGTCAGGATAAATTTTACGAGGCATCCACTGAAACTATTGATGGTACTTTGAAAGAAGCAGTTGATAAATTTGAAAGAAATATTCTAGAAAAGACTCTAAAAAGTTGCGGAAGCACGTATAAGGCTGCCAAAATATTAGGAATAACTCAGTCTACGGTAGTAAGAAAAGCAAAGGCGTTAGGAATAACTGAATGGTAA
- a CDS encoding acetyl-CoA hydrolase gives MSIEFNPMRSLIYVDVVKEDYRHMLKHWLYRHHIPDSISQFGPYVTKYAFYPALPTPPEGDRFGTIRMQLTEHYWTVNPFTSNFKNKAFTEFFPIDILKWQGNIPDDSKVAALEGEEVVKLEGDDARASGGDNGCPPFIFAFVPICWEEDFKGSQRTVEDGPNYRWQFVMKYPEGVTMKEGDKWFYEEMIPKFKDMPDVLRILSSKIIQQVNGCPYHRVVEMWFNCPSAWYRSAVEKAKEIKKPSWAKYDVFPYLKPKFEIASLFLTDIAESDNYSQYRGYITMR, from the coding sequence ATGTCAATTGAATTTAATCCTATGAGGAGTCTTATTTATGTAGATGTAGTAAAAGAAGACTATAGGCACATGTTAAAGCATTGGTTATATCGTCATCATATTCCAGATAGCATTTCGCAATTTGGGCCCTATGTAACGAAGTATGCATTTTATCCAGCACTTCCAACTCCACCAGAGGGTGACAGATTTGGAACTATAAGAATGCAGCTAACAGAGCATTACTGGACGGTCAATCCATTTACTAGTAACTTTAAAAATAAGGCCTTTACAGAGTTTTTTCCTATAGACATTTTAAAATGGCAAGGCAATATTCCTGATGACAGCAAGGTGGCGGCTTTGGAAGGAGAAGAAGTAGTCAAACTAGAAGGCGATGATGCTAGAGCAAGCGGTGGTGACAATGGTTGCCCTCCATTTATCTTTGCATTTGTACCTATTTGCTGGGAAGAAGATTTTAAAGGCTCTCAGCGAACTGTAGAAGATGGTCCAAATTACCGTTGGCAGTTTGTTATGAAATATCCAGAGGGAGTTACTATGAAAGAAGGAGATAAGTGGTTTTATGAGGAAATGATTCCTAAGTTCAAAGATATGCCAGATGTACTTAGGATTTTATCAAGTAAAATCATTCAGCAAGTAAATGGATGTCCATACCATAGAGTGGTTGAGATGTGGTTTAACTGTCCATCAGCTTGGTATAGATCAGCTGTAGAAAAAGCAAAAGAAATCAAAAAACCTTCATGGGCAAAATATGATGTTTTTCCATATTTAAAACCGAAGTTTGAAATTGCAAGCTTATTTTTAACTGATATTGCAGAAAGTGACAATTATAGTCAGTACCGTGGTTATATTACTATGCGCTAA
- a CDS encoding flavodoxin family protein, whose protein sequence is MKILGISCGRKMSNTEILVKEALMGAEELGAEVEFVRLQDLKLKPCTGCNACVVSLMEKGGTGDCIIRDDDFKFIDEKIMDCDGIIVGSPIYEKTPSGQLKILNDRMGPSHDVAMRMIAKKIREQKNITTGNGPDERSFKTRAASLIAVGGSEWDNLALPMLHLFTLSMQMEVVDKMLVNWVALPGMVALKDDELARARKSGRHVAHSLMKPIEEAEYIGEEGICPLCHSKLLEVRNGDSNYPIICGICGVKGTLSVVDNKVKFEVKEEDKAHSHIRLSGKFVHCDELKNVSLKPAPNVHELPQRLEKYKTYLTPSRPIS, encoded by the coding sequence ATGAAGATATTAGGAATAAGCTGTGGAAGAAAAATGAGTAATACCGAGATTCTTGTAAAAGAAGCCTTGATGGGCGCAGAAGAGTTAGGCGCAGAAGTAGAGTTTGTACGTCTACAGGATTTAAAGCTCAAACCTTGTACAGGATGTAATGCCTGTGTAGTAAGCCTTATGGAGAAAGGTGGAACAGGAGATTGTATCATAAGAGATGATGATTTCAAGTTCATAGATGAAAAAATTATGGATTGTGACGGAATAATTGTTGGCTCGCCAATATATGAAAAAACTCCAAGTGGACAGTTGAAAATATTAAATGACAGAATGGGACCTTCTCACGATGTGGCTATGAGAATGATAGCTAAAAAAATCCGTGAACAAAAAAATATAACTACAGGAAATGGTCCAGACGAAAGATCTTTTAAAACTAGAGCTGCATCTCTAATAGCAGTGGGAGGAAGTGAATGGGATAATTTAGCCTTGCCAATGCTTCATTTGTTTACTTTATCAATGCAAATGGAAGTTGTAGACAAGATGCTAGTAAACTGGGTAGCTCTTCCAGGTATGGTAGCGCTTAAGGATGATGAGCTAGCAAGAGCTAGAAAATCTGGACGTCATGTTGCACACAGCTTGATGAAGCCTATAGAGGAAGCTGAATATATAGGTGAAGAAGGTATATGTCCACTTTGTCATTCAAAATTACTAGAAGTTAGAAATGGGGATAGTAATTATCCTATTATATGTGGAATTTGTGGAGTTAAAGGAACACTTAGCGTTGTTGATAATAAGGTTAAGTTTGAAGTTAAAGAGGAAGACAAAGCTCATTCACATATTAGACTTTCTGGTAAATTTGTGCATTGCGATGAACTAAAAAATGTTTCACTAAAACCAGCACCAAATGTGCATGAACTACCTCAAAGGTTAGAAAAATATAAAACCTATTTAACTCCTTCAAGACCTATAAGTTAA
- a CDS encoding 3-hydroxyacyl-CoA dehydrogenase family protein, with protein sequence MSEEIKEKVKKEIKNITIYGSGLMGSGLAQVFASDENLNVTICTRNIANSKIHDSMSQNLKPFIDKGIYIEDYAINLISRVRISDDREASAKNADFIIECIPENMELKQNLFEELESYCSEDTILATNTSVMSISEIAMKTKKKDRVVGAHFWNPPYLIPLVEVVKGDETSEETMDLTMKLLKKAGKHPIYVNKDVPGFVANRLQHALWRESISIVERGIADAKTVDEALKFGPGLRLPILAPIENADMVGLDLTLSIHSYILKYLEDSHEPSKLLKELVEKEELGFKTGQGFQSWTKEEANSSRERLSEYLIKVLYNK encoded by the coding sequence ATGAGCGAAGAAATAAAAGAAAAAGTTAAAAAAGAGATTAAAAACATTACTATTTATGGTTCTGGACTTATGGGAAGTGGTTTGGCTCAAGTATTTGCATCTGATGAAAATCTAAATGTTACTATTTGCACTAGAAATATAGCTAATTCAAAAATTCATGACAGCATGAGCCAAAATCTAAAGCCATTTATAGATAAAGGTATTTACATTGAGGATTATGCCATTAATCTTATATCTAGAGTAAGAATAAGCGATGATAGGGAAGCATCTGCAAAGAATGCAGATTTTATTATCGAATGCATACCAGAAAACATGGAGCTAAAGCAAAATTTATTTGAAGAGCTTGAGAGCTATTGTAGCGAAGATACTATATTAGCTACAAATACCTCAGTGATGAGTATTTCTGAGATTGCAATGAAAACTAAGAAGAAAGATAGGGTGGTAGGTGCTCATTTTTGGAATCCACCATATCTGATTCCTCTAGTAGAAGTTGTAAAAGGTGATGAAACATCAGAGGAAACTATGGACCTCACCATGAAGCTACTAAAAAAAGCTGGAAAGCATCCTATATATGTAAACAAGGATGTGCCTGGATTTGTAGCAAATAGACTACAGCACGCTTTATGGAGAGAATCTATATCTATTGTAGAAAGAGGAATAGCAGATGCTAAGACAGTAGATGAGGCTTTGAAGTTTGGACCTGGACTTAGACTGCCGATACTTGCACCTATAGAAAATGCTGACATGGTGGGATTAGATCTTACCTTATCTATTCATAGCTATATATTGAAATACTTGGAAGATTCCCATGAGCCATCAAAGCTTTTAAAGGAGCTAGTGGAAAAAGAAGAACTAGGCTTCAAGACAGGTCAAGGCTTTCAAAGCTGGACTAAAGAAGAAGCAAACAGCTCTAGAGAAAGACTGTCTGAATACTTGATTAAGGTACTTTATAATAAATAA
- a CDS encoding cupin domain-containing protein, whose product MKKVDFKDVMPYKAPLHFDCATLKLQGLEETGASKFWMGVTHFLPGGGAEYAYEDSPTEKVYIVLEGEVLVKSKTEEFLLKKMDSIFIGPNEGREIINKTNMPATMLVVVNYPEA is encoded by the coding sequence ATGAAAAAAGTTGATTTTAAAGATGTTATGCCTTACAAAGCACCGCTTCATTTTGATTGTGCGACTCTTAAGCTTCAAGGACTAGAAGAAACTGGAGCATCTAAGTTTTGGATGGGAGTTACTCACTTTCTTCCAGGTGGAGGGGCTGAGTATGCATATGAAGATTCTCCTACTGAAAAAGTATACATAGTTTTGGAAGGGGAGGTGCTAGTTAAGTCAAAAACTGAGGAATTTTTACTTAAGAAGATGGACTCTATATTTATAGGACCTAATGAAGGCAGAGAAATAATTAATAAAACTAACATGCCAGCCACTATGCTTGTGGTTGTCAATTATCCAGAAGCATAA
- a CDS encoding cyclase family protein has product MAKKVLVDLTHPFHADIPVWPYFAKPKIDTMHNLAKSGVLTQKIDVVMHCGTHADAPRHVMEYEFDGKRARYTHEMPLDAYYGDAVCLDIKVDRWGLITADHLYDACKRANIKPEELEGMVICLRTGMHLKFDDTREYYHYSCGTGREAGEWFAKYKPKCVAMDMQALDHPLHTTMGKNGGYVGMNLIGNSGKPITDEYIEKFGIEAYAEFNKDTFIDVFGKDKYMEAYGMLENHGLEGTWEPCHKLMMGNGIVGVENLGGDLDKVVNKRFKFMAFPIRWWLGDGSMVRCVAEIDEDDVNDVPDRVYNYGGF; this is encoded by the coding sequence ATGGCAAAGAAAGTATTAGTTGATTTGACACATCCGTTTCATGCAGATATTCCAGTATGGCCTTATTTTGCAAAGCCGAAGATTGACACTATGCACAATTTAGCAAAAAGTGGAGTTTTGACTCAGAAAATTGATGTAGTAATGCACTGTGGTACTCATGCCGATGCTCCTCGTCATGTCATGGAGTATGAGTTCGATGGAAAGCGTGCAAGATATACTCATGAAATGCCACTAGATGCTTATTATGGTGATGCTGTTTGCCTAGATATCAAGGTAGATAGATGGGGGCTTATCACGGCAGACCATCTTTATGATGCGTGTAAGCGTGCAAATATCAAGCCAGAGGAATTAGAAGGAATGGTTATATGCCTTAGAACAGGTATGCATCTTAAGTTTGATGATACTAGAGAGTACTATCACTATTCTTGTGGAACAGGAAGAGAAGCTGGAGAATGGTTTGCAAAGTACAAGCCTAAATGTGTAGCTATGGATATGCAAGCTCTAGACCATCCTCTTCATACTACTATGGGTAAAAACGGTGGATATGTAGGAATGAATCTTATTGGAAACTCTGGAAAGCCAATAACAGATGAATATATAGAAAAATTTGGCATTGAGGCTTACGCGGAGTTTAATAAGGATACATTTATAGATGTATTTGGAAAAGATAAATATATGGAAGCTTACGGAATGTTAGAAAATCATGGATTAGAAGGAACCTGGGAGCCTTGCCACAAGCTTATGATGGGCAATGGTATTGTAGGGGTTGAGAACCTAGGTGGAGATTTGGACAAGGTAGTTAATAAAAGATTTAAGTTCATGGCATTTCCTATTCGCTGGTGGCTAGGTGATGGTTCAATGGTTCGCTGCGTAGCGGAAATTGATGAAGACGATGTAAATGATGTTCCAGACAGAGTATACAACTATGGTGGATTCTAA
- a CDS encoding SDR family NAD(P)-dependent oxidoreductase → MKEMSNQEMKNMFSLEGKVAVVTGGAGSLGEGVATGLALHGADVVVTGRTIETLQSTVKKVEELGKRALAIACDVTNEDQVKAMAKQAVDAFGKIDILVTVAGIAKRFPAEEFPVEAFEQVMDINVTGTFIPCKVIGNVMKEQGHGKIITVSSVRAFAGHPGGYAAYGTSKGAVALLTKQLATEWAKYNINVNSVAPTIFWTPLTQEVLEDEKLKKIFLDRIPMGRAALVQDMVGTTVYLSSAASDFITGQIIYVDGGCTAG, encoded by the coding sequence ATGAAGGAAATGAGTAATCAAGAGATGAAGAATATGTTTAGTCTTGAAGGCAAGGTAGCAGTAGTAACTGGTGGAGCAGGCTCACTAGGTGAAGGGGTAGCTACAGGCTTAGCACTTCATGGTGCAGATGTAGTAGTTACAGGAAGAACAATAGAAACGCTTCAAAGTACAGTGAAAAAAGTTGAGGAACTAGGTAAAAGAGCACTTGCTATAGCTTGTGATGTTACAAATGAAGACCAAGTAAAGGCTATGGCAAAGCAAGCTGTGGATGCATTTGGCAAAATAGATATTTTAGTAACTGTTGCAGGTATAGCAAAGAGATTTCCGGCTGAAGAATTTCCAGTAGAAGCTTTTGAGCAGGTGATGGATATTAACGTTACTGGGACTTTTATTCCTTGTAAGGTAATAGGAAATGTGATGAAGGAGCAAGGACATGGAAAGATAATTACCGTATCTTCGGTAAGAGCTTTTGCAGGGCATCCTGGAGGATATGCTGCTTATGGAACTAGCAAGGGAGCAGTAGCACTACTTACAAAGCAGCTTGCTACAGAGTGGGCTAAATACAATATTAATGTAAATTCAGTAGCTCCTACTATTTTCTGGACACCACTTACTCAAGAGGTATTAGAAGATGAAAAGCTTAAGAAAATATTTTTAGATAGAATTCCTATGGGAAGAGCAGCGCTAGTTCAAGACATGGTAGGAACTACTGTATATCTTTCATCTGCAGCATCAGATTTTATAACTGGCCAGATAATTTATGTAGATGGTGGCTGTACAGCAGGCTAA